In Oncorhynchus tshawytscha isolate Ot180627B linkage group LG06, Otsh_v2.0, whole genome shotgun sequence, the following are encoded in one genomic region:
- the LOC112252186 gene encoding megakaryocyte-associated tyrosine-protein kinase isoform X2 — protein MATKCLVFGTQCVAKSDHSQPKTGELAYRKGDILTIIRTGMGKEHYKARHNTTGEEGLIFATNMREREAIRVDPSLSLMPWFHGKISGPEAVSKLRPVEDGLFLVRESIRHPGDYVLCVGYSSQVIHYRVMYQHSKLTIDNTQYFYNLIDMIEFHSKHKGAIATKLLKPKDKEGTKSAELELSKTGWLLDIRKLTLGESIGEGEFGAVFEGDYIGQKVAVKNIKCDVTAQAFLEETTVMTKLQHKNLVRLLGVIVDNGLHIVTELMAKGNLVNFLRTRGRFVISTGQLLRFALDVCEGMEYLESKRLVHRDLAARNILVSNEGVAKVSDFGLTKVDCKASDNAKLPVKWTAPEALKKEKFSMRSDVWSYGVLLWETFSYGRQPYPKMSVKEVKERVEQGYRMDAPEECPPSVYALMRGCWEAEPKKRPSFHKLQEKIERELTKHSPGPAC, from the exons ATGGCAACG AAGTGTTTGGTGTTCGGCACACAATGTGTTGCCAAGAGTGACCACAGCCAGCCCAAAACTGGTGAACTGGCCTATCGCAAAGGAGACATCCTCACTATTATTAGAACAGGAATG GGGAAAGAACATTACAAGGCCAGACACAACACCACAGGAGAGGAAGGACTCATCTTTGCCACCAACATGCGAGAGCGAGAGGCCATTCGTGTCgaccccagtctcagtctcatgcC CTGGTTCCATGGGAAGATCTCAGGTCCCGAGGCGGTGTCCAAGCTGCGGCCTGTAGAGGATGGCCTGTTCCTGGTGCGGGAGTCCATCCGCCACCCTGGTGATTATGTGCTCTGTGTCGGCTACTCCAGCCAGGTCATCCACTACCGAGTCATGTACCAGCACAGCAAACTGACCATCGACAACACCCAGTACTTCTACAACCTCATAGACATGATAGAG TTCCACTCCAAGCACAAGGGAGCTATCGCCACCAAACTTCTGAAGCCCAAAGATAAGGAGGGCACCAAGTCAGCTGAGTTGGAACTGTCTAAAA CGGGATGGCTGCTGGACATCAGGAAGCTGACCTTGGGAGAGAGTATCGGAGAGGGGGAGTTTGGAG CGGTGTTTGAAGGAGACTACATTGGCCAGAAGGTGGCAGTAAAGAACATCAAATGTGATGTAACGGCACAGGCATTCTTAGAAGAGACCACTGTTATGAC GAAACTGCAGCATAAGAACCTGGTGCGGTTGTTGGGGGTGATCGTAGACAATGGACTGCACATCGTCACAGAGCTCATGGCCAAG GGTAATCTGGTGAACTTCCTCCGGACGAGGGGCCGTTTTGTCATTAGCACTGGCCAGCTTCTACGTTTTGCACT agaTGTGTGCGAGGGCATGGAGTACCTGGAGTCTAAGAGGTTGGTTCACAGAGACCTAGCTGCCCGTAACATCCTGGTCTCCAACGAAGGCGTGGCCAAAGTCAGTGACTTTGGGTTGACCAAGGTGGACTGCAAGGCCTCGGACAATGCTAAACTACCAGTCAAATGGACAGCCCCTGAGGCCCTGAAGAAAGAG AAATTCTCCATGCGGTCAGACGTATGGAGCTATGGTGTTCTCCTCTGGGAGACGTTCTCCTACGGTCGACAGCCCTACCCCAAGATG TCTGTGAAGGAGGTGAAGGAGCGGGTGGAGCAGGGTTACCGTATGGATGCTCCAGAGGAGTGCCCCCCCAGTGTCTACGCCCTGATGAGGGGCTGCTGGGAGGCCGAGCCCAAGAAAAGGCCCTCCTTTCATAAACTAcaggagaagatagagagagagctgaccAAACACAGCCCTGGGCCTGCCTGCTGA
- the LOC112252186 gene encoding megakaryocyte-associated tyrosine-protein kinase isoform X1, producing the protein MNLHPPRHIPILRMATKCLVFGTQCVAKSDHSQPKTGELAYRKGDILTIIRTGMGKEHYKARHNTTGEEGLIFATNMREREAIRVDPSLSLMPWFHGKISGPEAVSKLRPVEDGLFLVRESIRHPGDYVLCVGYSSQVIHYRVMYQHSKLTIDNTQYFYNLIDMIEFHSKHKGAIATKLLKPKDKEGTKSAELELSKTGWLLDIRKLTLGESIGEGEFGAVFEGDYIGQKVAVKNIKCDVTAQAFLEETTVMTKLQHKNLVRLLGVIVDNGLHIVTELMAKGNLVNFLRTRGRFVISTGQLLRFALDVCEGMEYLESKRLVHRDLAARNILVSNEGVAKVSDFGLTKVDCKASDNAKLPVKWTAPEALKKEKFSMRSDVWSYGVLLWETFSYGRQPYPKMSVKEVKERVEQGYRMDAPEECPPSVYALMRGCWEAEPKKRPSFHKLQEKIERELTKHSPGPAC; encoded by the exons ATGAATTTACATCCACCCAGGCATATTCCAATCTTGAGGATGGCAACG AAGTGTTTGGTGTTCGGCACACAATGTGTTGCCAAGAGTGACCACAGCCAGCCCAAAACTGGTGAACTGGCCTATCGCAAAGGAGACATCCTCACTATTATTAGAACAGGAATG GGGAAAGAACATTACAAGGCCAGACACAACACCACAGGAGAGGAAGGACTCATCTTTGCCACCAACATGCGAGAGCGAGAGGCCATTCGTGTCgaccccagtctcagtctcatgcC CTGGTTCCATGGGAAGATCTCAGGTCCCGAGGCGGTGTCCAAGCTGCGGCCTGTAGAGGATGGCCTGTTCCTGGTGCGGGAGTCCATCCGCCACCCTGGTGATTATGTGCTCTGTGTCGGCTACTCCAGCCAGGTCATCCACTACCGAGTCATGTACCAGCACAGCAAACTGACCATCGACAACACCCAGTACTTCTACAACCTCATAGACATGATAGAG TTCCACTCCAAGCACAAGGGAGCTATCGCCACCAAACTTCTGAAGCCCAAAGATAAGGAGGGCACCAAGTCAGCTGAGTTGGAACTGTCTAAAA CGGGATGGCTGCTGGACATCAGGAAGCTGACCTTGGGAGAGAGTATCGGAGAGGGGGAGTTTGGAG CGGTGTTTGAAGGAGACTACATTGGCCAGAAGGTGGCAGTAAAGAACATCAAATGTGATGTAACGGCACAGGCATTCTTAGAAGAGACCACTGTTATGAC GAAACTGCAGCATAAGAACCTGGTGCGGTTGTTGGGGGTGATCGTAGACAATGGACTGCACATCGTCACAGAGCTCATGGCCAAG GGTAATCTGGTGAACTTCCTCCGGACGAGGGGCCGTTTTGTCATTAGCACTGGCCAGCTTCTACGTTTTGCACT agaTGTGTGCGAGGGCATGGAGTACCTGGAGTCTAAGAGGTTGGTTCACAGAGACCTAGCTGCCCGTAACATCCTGGTCTCCAACGAAGGCGTGGCCAAAGTCAGTGACTTTGGGTTGACCAAGGTGGACTGCAAGGCCTCGGACAATGCTAAACTACCAGTCAAATGGACAGCCCCTGAGGCCCTGAAGAAAGAG AAATTCTCCATGCGGTCAGACGTATGGAGCTATGGTGTTCTCCTCTGGGAGACGTTCTCCTACGGTCGACAGCCCTACCCCAAGATG TCTGTGAAGGAGGTGAAGGAGCGGGTGGAGCAGGGTTACCGTATGGATGCTCCAGAGGAGTGCCCCCCCAGTGTCTACGCCCTGATGAGGGGCTGCTGGGAGGCCGAGCCCAAGAAAAGGCCCTCCTTTCATAAACTAcaggagaagatagagagagagctgaccAAACACAGCCCTGGGCCTGCCTGCTGA
- the LOC112252186 gene encoding megakaryocyte-associated tyrosine-protein kinase isoform X3 — MGKEHYKARHNTTGEEGLIFATNMREREAIRVDPSLSLMPWFHGKISGPEAVSKLRPVEDGLFLVRESIRHPGDYVLCVGYSSQVIHYRVMYQHSKLTIDNTQYFYNLIDMIEFHSKHKGAIATKLLKPKDKEGTKSAELELSKTGWLLDIRKLTLGESIGEGEFGAVFEGDYIGQKVAVKNIKCDVTAQAFLEETTVMTKLQHKNLVRLLGVIVDNGLHIVTELMAKGNLVNFLRTRGRFVISTGQLLRFALDVCEGMEYLESKRLVHRDLAARNILVSNEGVAKVSDFGLTKVDCKASDNAKLPVKWTAPEALKKEKFSMRSDVWSYGVLLWETFSYGRQPYPKMSVKEVKERVEQGYRMDAPEECPPSVYALMRGCWEAEPKKRPSFHKLQEKIERELTKHSPGPAC; from the exons ATG GGGAAAGAACATTACAAGGCCAGACACAACACCACAGGAGAGGAAGGACTCATCTTTGCCACCAACATGCGAGAGCGAGAGGCCATTCGTGTCgaccccagtctcagtctcatgcC CTGGTTCCATGGGAAGATCTCAGGTCCCGAGGCGGTGTCCAAGCTGCGGCCTGTAGAGGATGGCCTGTTCCTGGTGCGGGAGTCCATCCGCCACCCTGGTGATTATGTGCTCTGTGTCGGCTACTCCAGCCAGGTCATCCACTACCGAGTCATGTACCAGCACAGCAAACTGACCATCGACAACACCCAGTACTTCTACAACCTCATAGACATGATAGAG TTCCACTCCAAGCACAAGGGAGCTATCGCCACCAAACTTCTGAAGCCCAAAGATAAGGAGGGCACCAAGTCAGCTGAGTTGGAACTGTCTAAAA CGGGATGGCTGCTGGACATCAGGAAGCTGACCTTGGGAGAGAGTATCGGAGAGGGGGAGTTTGGAG CGGTGTTTGAAGGAGACTACATTGGCCAGAAGGTGGCAGTAAAGAACATCAAATGTGATGTAACGGCACAGGCATTCTTAGAAGAGACCACTGTTATGAC GAAACTGCAGCATAAGAACCTGGTGCGGTTGTTGGGGGTGATCGTAGACAATGGACTGCACATCGTCACAGAGCTCATGGCCAAG GGTAATCTGGTGAACTTCCTCCGGACGAGGGGCCGTTTTGTCATTAGCACTGGCCAGCTTCTACGTTTTGCACT agaTGTGTGCGAGGGCATGGAGTACCTGGAGTCTAAGAGGTTGGTTCACAGAGACCTAGCTGCCCGTAACATCCTGGTCTCCAACGAAGGCGTGGCCAAAGTCAGTGACTTTGGGTTGACCAAGGTGGACTGCAAGGCCTCGGACAATGCTAAACTACCAGTCAAATGGACAGCCCCTGAGGCCCTGAAGAAAGAG AAATTCTCCATGCGGTCAGACGTATGGAGCTATGGTGTTCTCCTCTGGGAGACGTTCTCCTACGGTCGACAGCCCTACCCCAAGATG TCTGTGAAGGAGGTGAAGGAGCGGGTGGAGCAGGGTTACCGTATGGATGCTCCAGAGGAGTGCCCCCCCAGTGTCTACGCCCTGATGAGGGGCTGCTGGGAGGCCGAGCCCAAGAAAAGGCCCTCCTTTCATAAACTAcaggagaagatagagagagagctgaccAAACACAGCCCTGGGCCTGCCTGCTGA